A single genomic interval of Arthrobacter globiformis harbors:
- a CDS encoding DUF3100 domain-containing protein, which yields MSTSTTPVRTDRAGIRLTLPIAALAFVIALAVQLIGQAKIDVGIGAIVIFPMVWGLILGLLVSVQKFKPLGLDLQRVAAALVGVAVLLLVARLAFNIGPSLPTLLKAGPALLLQEVGHLLGTIALALPLAVLLRMGKATVGATFSLDREPSFAMVSEKYGPDSDQYRGVLAMYVFGTLFGAVYITLLTSLVSNWKIFDPLALAMGAGVGSGSMMAASSASIIAAYPGDQEAILGMAAISNLITTILGVYVGIYLALPLADRFYRVLTRRQTREEAAVTAGAPPQHADTQRSAAATHRVADTELGGADTAREAAQAEENRRFRERVAESSAAMHLPLWLSLSVLTVLGIGTASVAAKGFSLTIVAGYAIMLALVLVSIALAKLTKKISAIVYITTIGAYISSPWFFGAPALAGPIKSVDFLSIATVMLTLAGLSLGKDIPLLKNIGWKIIPVGLVAVTASFLLSTVIAEFALGLWH from the coding sequence ATGAGCACCAGCACAACACCCGTGCGGACAGACAGGGCCGGTATCCGGCTGACGCTTCCCATCGCCGCACTGGCCTTTGTCATTGCCCTGGCGGTCCAGCTGATCGGCCAGGCCAAGATCGACGTCGGCATCGGCGCCATCGTCATCTTCCCCATGGTCTGGGGCCTCATCCTCGGGCTGCTGGTCTCGGTCCAAAAGTTCAAGCCCCTGGGCCTGGACCTGCAGCGGGTCGCCGCCGCGCTGGTCGGTGTTGCCGTGCTGCTCCTGGTGGCCAGGCTGGCGTTCAACATCGGGCCCAGCCTTCCCACCCTGCTCAAGGCAGGGCCGGCGCTGCTGCTGCAGGAAGTGGGCCACCTGCTGGGCACCATTGCCCTGGCCCTCCCGCTGGCCGTGCTGCTCCGGATGGGCAAGGCGACGGTCGGTGCCACGTTCTCCCTTGACCGGGAACCGTCCTTCGCCATGGTCTCCGAAAAGTACGGCCCCGACTCCGACCAGTACCGCGGCGTCCTGGCCATGTACGTTTTCGGAACCCTGTTCGGCGCCGTGTACATCACGCTGCTGACCTCCCTTGTGTCCAACTGGAAGATCTTCGACCCCCTTGCCCTGGCCATGGGCGCAGGCGTGGGGTCCGGGTCCATGATGGCAGCATCCTCCGCCAGCATCATCGCCGCCTACCCCGGCGACCAGGAGGCCATCCTCGGCATGGCGGCCATCTCCAACCTGATCACCACCATCCTCGGCGTCTACGTCGGCATCTACCTCGCCTTACCGCTGGCGGACCGTTTCTACCGGGTCCTCACCCGCAGGCAGACCAGGGAAGAGGCCGCGGTCACGGCCGGCGCCCCGCCACAGCATGCGGACACCCAGCGCAGCGCTGCCGCCACGCACCGCGTTGCTGATACGGAGCTCGGCGGCGCAGACACAGCACGGGAAGCAGCCCAGGCCGAGGAAAACCGGCGGTTCCGGGAGCGTGTGGCCGAATCGTCAGCGGCCATGCACCTGCCGCTGTGGCTCTCCCTCTCGGTCCTGACCGTCCTCGGCATCGGCACCGCTTCGGTGGCGGCCAAGGGATTCAGCCTGACCATCGTCGCCGGGTACGCAATCATGCTCGCCCTCGTTCTGGTCAGCATTGCCCTGGCCAAGCTCACCAAGAAGATCTCGGCAATCGTCTACATCACCACCATCGGCGCCTACATCTCCAGCCCGTGGTTCTTCGGCGCGCCAGCACTCGCCGGGCCCATCAAGTCGGTCGACTTCCTGTCCATCGCCACGGTCATGCTGACCCTCGCCGGCCTGTCCTTGGGCAAGGACATTCCGTTGCTGAAAAACATCGGCTGGAAGATCATCCCGGTGGGCCTGGTGGCCGTCACCGCATCGTTCCTGCTGTCCACGGTGATAGCGGAGTTCGCCCTCGGTCTGTGGCACTAA
- a CDS encoding SDR family oxidoreductase, with protein sequence MTSLFDLTGRVALVTGSSRGIGNALARALADAGATVVLNGVNPERLKAAEAVMAAEYAPGRVHSVAFDVTDDAAAAAGVAWVEEHVGPLEILVNNAGIQHRVPMLELDVKDWERVISTDLTSAFLVGREAARHMIPRGHGKIINICSVQTDLARPTIAPYVAAKGGLRNLTRAMTAEWAGSGLQINGIAPGYIHTEMTQNLVDDEQFNAWILGRTPAARWGTVQDLAGPAVWLASSGSDFVNGQTIFIDGGMTVVV encoded by the coding sequence ATGACTTCACTTTTTGATTTGACTGGGCGGGTTGCCCTGGTGACTGGTTCGAGCCGGGGGATCGGTAACGCGTTGGCGCGGGCTTTGGCCGATGCCGGCGCGACGGTGGTGTTGAACGGGGTGAATCCGGAGCGGTTGAAGGCGGCGGAGGCGGTGATGGCCGCGGAGTACGCGCCGGGCCGGGTGCACAGTGTGGCGTTTGATGTCACGGACGACGCTGCGGCCGCGGCCGGTGTGGCGTGGGTCGAGGAGCACGTGGGCCCGCTGGAGATTCTGGTGAACAATGCCGGGATCCAGCACCGGGTGCCGATGCTGGAGCTGGACGTGAAGGACTGGGAGCGGGTGATCTCCACGGACCTGACCAGCGCGTTTCTGGTCGGGAGGGAGGCGGCCCGGCACATGATTCCGCGCGGTCACGGGAAGATCATCAACATCTGTTCGGTGCAGACGGACCTGGCCCGGCCCACGATCGCCCCGTACGTGGCGGCGAAGGGCGGTTTGCGGAACCTGACCCGGGCGATGACCGCGGAGTGGGCGGGATCGGGTCTGCAGATCAACGGCATCGCGCCGGGGTATATCCATACCGAGATGACGCAGAACCTGGTGGATGATGAGCAGTTCAATGCCTGGATCCTGGGCCGGACCCCGGCGGCCCGGTGGGGCACGGTGCAGGATTTGGCCGGCCCGGCGGTGTGGCTGGCCTCCAGTGGGTCTGATTTTGTGAACGGGCAGACGATCTTTATCGACGGCGGAATGACGGTGGTGGTCTGA
- a CDS encoding MurR/RpiR family transcriptional regulator yields MNPSTAGVEASTGTGAAASHAWLGDALPDVPLSKAQSRVVDVIARNPQLSSYSDIAEIAQRADVNNSTVVRAAQHLGYRGWPDLQRELRSRYLVLISTEDTLTEHGEHRSPLHDALNHDIENLRLTLDSNTADEAEAAIAAMAAAKSITVVGLGSFAGPASVMAHLGSTMGYPITLENRGAVHLASSVNALGPGDVLVVINMWRSMRQIIVTAEAAKQAGAKVIAISDMRRGRLAAAADHLLVVASEGISFFQSVTAANSLVYGLLAGMEAAHPERSRAAIRRTQQLWKDLDIYLD; encoded by the coding sequence TTGAACCCCAGCACGGCCGGCGTGGAAGCCAGCACAGGGACAGGCGCCGCCGCTTCACATGCGTGGCTTGGCGACGCGCTTCCCGATGTTCCGCTTTCCAAGGCCCAGAGCCGGGTAGTCGACGTGATTGCGCGCAACCCGCAGCTCTCCTCGTATTCGGACATCGCCGAAATCGCGCAGCGGGCGGACGTCAACAATTCGACTGTGGTCCGCGCGGCCCAGCACCTGGGCTACCGCGGCTGGCCGGATCTCCAGCGGGAACTGCGGTCCCGTTACCTGGTCCTGATCTCCACGGAGGACACCCTGACCGAGCACGGGGAACACCGCAGTCCCCTGCATGACGCGCTCAACCACGACATCGAAAACCTGCGCCTGACCCTGGACTCCAACACGGCCGACGAAGCCGAGGCAGCCATAGCAGCAATGGCCGCGGCCAAGTCCATCACCGTCGTCGGTCTGGGCTCCTTCGCCGGCCCCGCCAGCGTGATGGCGCATCTGGGCTCGACCATGGGGTACCCCATCACGCTGGAGAACCGCGGGGCGGTCCACCTCGCCTCCAGCGTCAACGCCCTTGGGCCGGGCGACGTCCTGGTGGTCATCAACATGTGGCGCTCCATGCGGCAGATCATTGTCACCGCCGAAGCCGCGAAACAGGCGGGGGCCAAGGTCATCGCCATCAGTGACATGCGCCGCGGCCGGCTGGCAGCAGCCGCCGACCACCTCCTGGTGGTGGCGTCGGAAGGCATCTCCTTCTTCCAATCGGTCACCGCGGCAAATTCGCTGGTCTACGGCCTGCTCGCGGGCATGGAGGCCGCTCACCCCGAGCGCAGCCGCGCGGCCATCCGCCGCACACAACAGCTGTGGAAAGACCTCGACATCTATCTCGACTGA
- a CDS encoding aldehyde dehydrogenase family protein, with protein sequence MSTTTPPTSSSAATARTVLDEAFPAGLGAFLDGRTVPGSGENVTLTAAATGEPFATYADPGTEGANAILESSVAGAKTWGEMNGFERAAILRNVSRTVEAHAEELAILESATTGKPIRDARVEAAKVAEMFGYYAGWADKLTGQTIPVPGPWHTYTERVPWGVVVAITPWNAPLFTAGWNSAAPLAAGNAVIIKPSEFTPASSIRLAQLAHEAGLPAGVFNVAAGLGQTVGAALTSDRRVGKVSFIGSVPTGRRVAVAAAQAGIPALLELGGKSANIVFADADLERAADGAIAAIFSGAGQSCVAGSRLLVERSVHAQFVELVAARAARLRVGDPLSADTEVGPIITAQQFATVTSLIEAGMNDGGRRITGGALPDALARSPLAGGHWVMPTLLDGVTPQNRLETTEVFGPVVGADAFDTEAEAIARANNTNFGLAGAVWTSDVSRAHHVARQVKAGTFWINSYKTIHVAVPFGGFGDSGHGRSSGPGVLDEYTQTKAIWVPTRAAGAPFPSLSY encoded by the coding sequence TTGAGCACCACCACACCACCCACCTCCTCGTCAGCGGCCACCGCCAGGACCGTCTTGGACGAAGCGTTCCCCGCCGGCCTGGGGGCATTCCTTGACGGCAGGACCGTCCCCGGCAGCGGCGAGAACGTCACCCTCACCGCAGCCGCCACCGGCGAACCGTTCGCCACCTACGCCGACCCCGGCACCGAGGGCGCCAACGCCATCCTGGAGAGCTCAGTCGCCGGGGCGAAAACCTGGGGCGAAATGAACGGGTTCGAACGGGCCGCCATCCTTCGCAACGTCAGCCGCACCGTTGAAGCGCACGCGGAGGAGCTGGCCATCCTCGAGTCAGCCACCACCGGGAAGCCCATCCGCGACGCCCGGGTGGAGGCCGCCAAGGTCGCCGAGATGTTCGGCTATTACGCGGGCTGGGCAGACAAGCTGACCGGCCAGACCATTCCCGTTCCCGGCCCCTGGCACACTTACACCGAACGTGTGCCCTGGGGCGTCGTCGTCGCCATCACCCCGTGGAACGCGCCGCTGTTCACCGCCGGCTGGAACTCCGCCGCGCCGCTGGCCGCGGGCAACGCCGTGATCATCAAGCCCAGCGAATTCACGCCGGCCTCCTCCATCCGCCTCGCCCAGTTGGCGCACGAGGCCGGCCTGCCGGCAGGTGTGTTCAACGTTGCGGCGGGGCTGGGCCAGACCGTGGGTGCCGCGCTTACCAGCGACCGGCGCGTCGGCAAGGTCAGCTTCATCGGCTCCGTCCCCACCGGGCGCCGGGTGGCCGTCGCCGCCGCACAGGCCGGCATTCCCGCCCTGCTGGAACTCGGCGGCAAGAGCGCCAACATCGTTTTCGCGGACGCCGATCTGGAACGGGCTGCCGACGGCGCCATCGCTGCGATCTTCTCCGGCGCCGGGCAGTCATGCGTGGCCGGATCGCGACTCCTGGTGGAGCGCAGCGTGCACGCCCAGTTCGTGGAACTGGTCGCCGCCCGCGCCGCGAGGCTGCGGGTCGGTGACCCGCTAAGCGCGGACACCGAGGTGGGCCCCATCATCACGGCCCAGCAGTTTGCCACCGTCACCTCGCTGATCGAGGCTGGAATGAACGACGGCGGACGCAGGATCACGGGCGGAGCGCTTCCTGACGCTCTGGCCCGGTCACCGCTGGCCGGTGGCCACTGGGTGATGCCCACCCTGCTCGACGGCGTGACGCCGCAGAACAGGCTGGAAACCACGGAGGTCTTCGGGCCCGTCGTCGGGGCCGATGCCTTCGACACGGAGGCCGAGGCGATTGCCCGGGCCAACAACACGAACTTCGGCCTGGCCGGCGCGGTGTGGACGTCCGACGTCTCACGGGCCCACCACGTGGCACGCCAGGTGAAGGCCGGCACGTTCTGGATCAACTCCTACAAGACCATCCACGTGGCTGTTCCGTTCGGCGGGTTCGGGGACTCCGGCCACGGCCGGTCCTCCGGCCCGGGCGTCCTGGATGAGTACACGCAAACCAAGGCCATCTGGGTGCCGACCCGTGCAGCGGGCGCCCCCTTCCCGTCGCTTTCCTACTAG
- a CDS encoding gluconokinase, whose amino-acid sequence MGISGCGKSTVGALLGERLGGPFFDGDDCHPPANKAKMASGTQLNDEDRAPWLAEIGAALATPSDGAGTRIIACSALKRSYRDLLRSYTPDLLFIHLSGGAATISGRITGRAHEYMPSSLLASQLATLEPLGTDEAHIPVDILADPASLVDGIVRRLELS is encoded by the coding sequence ATGGGCATTTCCGGCTGCGGAAAGTCGACCGTCGGCGCGCTGCTGGGCGAGCGCCTGGGCGGGCCCTTCTTCGACGGGGATGACTGTCATCCGCCGGCCAACAAGGCCAAGATGGCAAGCGGCACACAGCTAAACGACGAGGACAGGGCACCGTGGCTCGCCGAGATCGGCGCCGCCCTGGCAACGCCCAGCGACGGAGCAGGCACGCGCATCATTGCCTGCTCGGCCCTCAAGCGGAGCTACCGGGACCTGCTGCGCAGCTACACACCTGACCTGCTGTTCATCCACCTTTCCGGCGGGGCCGCCACCATTTCGGGCCGGATCACCGGCCGGGCGCACGAATACATGCCCAGCAGCCTCCTGGCTTCGCAGCTTGCGACGTTGGAGCCGCTGGGAACCGATGAGGCGCACATTCCCGTGGATATCCTCGCCGATCCGGCATCGCTGGTGGACGGCATCGTCCGCAGGCTGGAACTTTCCTAG
- a CDS encoding L-idonate 5-dehydrogenase: protein MTHTEQILPVSGPAVVAHAKGDLRIDEVPLKAPAPDEAVVEVLFGGICGSDLHYWLHGAAGESILKAPLVLGHEISGRVVKAAADGTGPAAGTPVAVHPATPGAGTGPDAPRYPAERPNLSPGCTYLGSAARYPHTDGAFSRYVTLPVRMLRALPEDLDLRTAALIEPASVAWHAVARAGDVAGKTALVIGSGPIGALAVAVLKRAGAARIVAVDMHAKPLEIAAQVGADEVLNAADADAIATVQADVVIESSGNHHGLASAIQGAARGGTVVLVGLLPTGPQPVLISLAITRELDLRGSFRFNDEIDEVITALADGTLSIDPVITHDYPVTDALEAFETARNSAQSGKVLLNFTG, encoded by the coding sequence ATGACACACACAGAACAAATCCTGCCGGTCTCCGGTCCGGCGGTGGTCGCGCACGCGAAGGGCGACCTGCGGATCGACGAGGTCCCGCTGAAGGCCCCGGCGCCGGATGAGGCGGTCGTGGAGGTGCTGTTCGGGGGGATTTGCGGATCGGACCTGCATTACTGGCTGCACGGCGCGGCGGGGGAGTCGATCCTGAAGGCGCCGCTGGTGCTGGGCCATGAGATTTCCGGGCGCGTCGTCAAGGCCGCCGCGGACGGGACCGGACCGGCCGCGGGGACCCCGGTGGCGGTGCACCCGGCCACCCCCGGAGCCGGCACGGGCCCGGACGCGCCCAGGTACCCGGCGGAGAGGCCGAACCTGTCGCCGGGGTGCACGTACCTGGGTTCCGCGGCGAGGTATCCGCACACGGACGGGGCGTTCAGCCGGTACGTGACCCTGCCGGTCCGGATGCTCCGGGCCCTGCCCGAGGATCTGGACCTGCGCACCGCCGCTTTGATCGAACCGGCGTCCGTGGCGTGGCACGCGGTGGCAAGGGCCGGGGACGTGGCCGGCAAAACCGCGCTCGTGATCGGGTCCGGCCCGATCGGGGCTTTGGCGGTCGCGGTCCTCAAACGCGCCGGCGCTGCCCGGATCGTGGCGGTGGACATGCACGCCAAACCTTTGGAGATCGCCGCACAGGTGGGCGCGGACGAGGTCCTCAACGCCGCCGACGCCGACGCGATCGCCACGGTGCAGGCCGACGTCGTGATCGAGTCCTCCGGGAACCACCACGGGCTGGCCTCCGCGATCCAGGGCGCTGCCCGGGGCGGGACCGTGGTCCTGGTCGGGCTGCTGCCCACCGGCCCGCAGCCGGTCCTGATCTCCCTGGCCATCACCCGCGAACTGGACCTGCGCGGCTCGTTCCGGTTCAACGACGAAATCGACGAGGTCATCACCGCCCTCGCCGACGGCACCCTGAGCATTGACCCGGTCATCACCCACGACTACCCCGTCACCGACGCCCTCGAAGCCTTCGAGACCGCCCGCAACTCCGCCCAATCCGGCAAAGTCCTCCTCAACTTCACCGGCTAG
- a CDS encoding amidohydrolase, whose product MELTETSTLRTALAERVSRWKPRVQEMAHQIHAFKEVSFEEVRSAEAVADLLAEGGFEVERGTGGLPTAFTATAGSGDLTVALCVEYDALPDIGHACGHNLIAGTSVGAALALQPFVDELGITLKAIGTPAEEHGGGKALLLERGAFDGVSLALMVHPVQGGVTYNPAGTSAQAVGRYRATFTGQAAHAAAAPHQGVNAADAAVLSQVAVGLLRQQIPGDHRIAMYIAEAGHVTNIIPERAVVEFECRAFTLREYEALLERVRRCFEGAALATGTTLAIEDTEPLYEPLIQDDALAAHWTEAMVVFGKDTSPSAGISGGSTDMGNISQVIPSLHPWLSIPGADVPIHSHSFAALADSPAAYAVMSEAAIALAWTVAAAATTPTERARLIEAAYRGQTVTQEGTS is encoded by the coding sequence ATGGAACTGACAGAAACGTCCACCCTGCGCACGGCCCTTGCGGAGAGGGTCAGCAGGTGGAAACCGCGGGTGCAGGAAATGGCGCACCAGATCCACGCATTCAAGGAGGTGTCCTTCGAGGAGGTCCGCTCGGCCGAAGCGGTTGCAGACCTGCTGGCCGAGGGCGGCTTCGAGGTGGAACGCGGCACGGGCGGCCTTCCCACGGCCTTCACCGCCACCGCCGGCAGCGGCGACCTGACGGTTGCGCTGTGCGTGGAATACGACGCACTCCCGGACATCGGACACGCGTGCGGGCACAACCTGATCGCCGGCACCTCCGTGGGTGCCGCCCTGGCTCTGCAGCCCTTCGTGGATGAATTAGGCATCACCCTGAAGGCCATCGGGACGCCGGCGGAGGAACACGGCGGCGGCAAGGCCCTGCTGCTGGAACGCGGCGCGTTCGACGGCGTCAGTCTCGCCCTGATGGTCCATCCGGTCCAGGGCGGGGTGACCTACAACCCCGCGGGCACCAGCGCCCAGGCCGTCGGCCGGTACCGGGCGACGTTCACCGGACAGGCAGCCCACGCGGCGGCAGCCCCGCACCAGGGCGTGAACGCCGCGGACGCCGCCGTGCTGAGCCAGGTGGCCGTCGGCCTGCTGCGCCAGCAAATCCCCGGCGACCACCGGATCGCAATGTATATCGCAGAGGCCGGTCACGTCACCAATATCATTCCGGAACGGGCAGTGGTGGAGTTTGAATGCAGGGCCTTCACCCTGAGGGAATACGAGGCACTGCTGGAGCGTGTCCGCCGCTGCTTCGAGGGGGCCGCCCTGGCCACCGGCACCACGCTGGCCATCGAGGATACGGAGCCGCTCTACGAACCGCTGATCCAGGACGACGCCCTGGCGGCGCACTGGACCGAAGCCATGGTGGTGTTTGGCAAGGACACCTCCCCCTCGGCCGGCATCAGCGGCGGCTCCACGGACATGGGCAACATCTCCCAGGTCATCCCCAGCCTGCATCCCTGGCTCAGCATTCCCGGTGCCGACGTGCCCATCCACTCGCACAGCTTCGCCGCACTTGCAGACTCCCCCGCGGCCTACGCCGTGATGTCCGAGGCCGCCATCGCGCTGGCCTGGACGGTCGCCGCCGCGGCCACCACCCCCACCGAAAGGGCACGCCTGATCGAAGCTGCTTACCGCGGTCAGACGGTCACACAGGAAGGCACATCATGA
- a CDS encoding GOLPH3/VPS74 family protein → MTTENPGAGELNLPQAFLLLATNDEDGEPEVPPSVLKAALSGAILAELDLLGAIQLQGKYVRATGAPPQSDFQHQWELIHDKSRPHSPRRWVAMLESRAELHRVYEGMAALGVVAHVGEKHLGVFRTTRYPEKDHAPEAALLARIEGILNGSSPADARTAALIGLLHAAGLMDKLFPGAGPARLRELTGDHWPSRAVRDELRMIRLAEAEAAT, encoded by the coding sequence ATGACCACCGAAAATCCCGGCGCCGGGGAGCTGAACCTGCCGCAGGCGTTCCTTCTTCTGGCGACGAATGACGAGGACGGCGAGCCGGAAGTGCCGCCCAGCGTACTCAAAGCCGCCCTCTCCGGGGCAATCCTGGCCGAGCTGGACCTGCTGGGCGCAATTCAGCTGCAGGGGAAATACGTGAGGGCCACCGGGGCCCCTCCGCAATCCGACTTCCAGCACCAGTGGGAGCTGATCCACGACAAGTCACGGCCGCACAGCCCGCGGCGTTGGGTTGCCATGCTGGAAAGCCGCGCCGAACTGCACCGTGTTTATGAGGGCATGGCGGCGCTCGGCGTCGTAGCTCATGTGGGCGAAAAGCATCTTGGCGTCTTCAGGACCACGCGCTACCCGGAGAAGGACCATGCTCCGGAAGCGGCACTTCTGGCGAGGATTGAAGGCATACTCAACGGATCGTCGCCGGCGGACGCCAGAACCGCCGCGCTGATTGGACTGCTGCACGCGGCAGGGCTGATGGACAAGCTTTTCCCGGGCGCCGGTCCTGCCCGGCTCAGGGAATTGACCGGTGACCACTGGCCTTCCCGTGCGGTGCGGGACGAACTTCGGATGATCAGGCTTGCGGAGGCAGAAGCCGCCACATAA
- a CDS encoding NAD(P)-dependent oxidoreductase has product MNTSTDRRIAVIGLGSMGGAMAATLHKAGWKVTGFDPSEAARTAASDAGIATTGSLEDLVGTPYAVLSLPAASVVESTVPQLLASQGTVAIIDTTTSEPATSKQMAELAEAQGAAFVDAPVSGGRDGASTGTLSAFVGATDAALAAAEPVLQALTGGKYNHIGGPGSGNVVKLLNNVLAAANLVSVGEALGVANAYGIDPAKAAASISEASGGSKVSANMYPDWVLSGTHDSGFSLGLMARDAALAVDVAAQIGENPALLAAVASQWQEALAALGPRADFTEIARTVAPAITPAGAPGNTDDATAVA; this is encoded by the coding sequence ATGAACACCAGCACCGACCGCCGCATCGCCGTCATCGGCCTCGGCTCCATGGGCGGGGCGATGGCAGCCACGCTTCACAAGGCCGGCTGGAAGGTCACCGGCTTCGACCCCTCCGAGGCAGCACGGACCGCCGCGTCCGACGCCGGCATCGCCACCACCGGCAGCCTGGAAGATCTCGTTGGCACCCCCTACGCGGTGCTCTCGCTGCCCGCGGCCAGCGTCGTGGAGTCCACCGTTCCCCAGCTCCTGGCATCACAGGGAACCGTAGCAATCATTGACACCACCACCTCCGAACCGGCAACGAGCAAGCAGATGGCCGAACTCGCCGAAGCGCAAGGCGCAGCGTTCGTCGATGCCCCGGTCTCCGGCGGCCGCGACGGCGCATCAACCGGAACCCTGAGCGCCTTTGTCGGAGCAACGGACGCGGCCCTTGCCGCCGCCGAACCCGTTCTGCAGGCACTCACCGGCGGCAAGTACAACCACATCGGCGGACCCGGCAGCGGCAACGTCGTCAAGCTCCTCAACAACGTCCTGGCGGCGGCCAACCTGGTCTCGGTCGGCGAGGCCCTGGGTGTCGCCAACGCCTACGGCATCGATCCGGCCAAGGCGGCAGCAAGCATCAGCGAAGCCTCCGGCGGCAGCAAGGTCTCCGCGAACATGTACCCCGACTGGGTGCTCTCCGGAACCCACGATTCCGGTTTTTCGCTGGGGCTCATGGCACGCGACGCCGCCCTCGCCGTCGACGTCGCTGCCCAGATCGGCGAAAACCCGGCGCTGCTGGCCGCCGTCGCCAGCCAATGGCAGGAAGCCCTGGCCGCCCTCGGGCCGCGCGCGGATTTCACCGAGATCGCGCGGACCGTTGCCCCGGCCATCACCCCCGCCGGAGCGCCCGGCAATACAGACGACGCCACCGCCGTCGCCTGA